The DNA sequence CCTCTCCGCTCCTCCCCGCACTGTTGCGCGTGTTGCTACGCTCGCCGCTGCTCTCACCGCTGCTTTCGTTGCTGCTATCACCGCTGCTCTCATCGCTGCTCTCACCGCTGCTCTCATCGCTGCTCTCGCTGCTGCTCTCCGGGACGACTACCACACTCGCATCTAGCTCGCTACCGCCTTCCCTGTTCGCACTCCCTTCCTCCCTCCGTGACCTCCATGCCACGGAAGAGGGGAGTGACAACAGTGGCTTCCAGTGAGCCGCACCTCCCTCCCTACTTGTCTTCCTCCCTCGCTCCATGATGACATCGGTGGCTTCCGGTGAGCCACCCCTCCCTCCCTACCTGTCTTTCTCCCTTGTTCCATGACCTCCATGTAACCGGAAAGGAGGATGACAGGTGGTGGCTTATGGAGAGGTAGGTCTAGATctgagtcctcctcctccttcaccATCTCCTTCTCTAGATCTGAGCtttcctcctccttctccttctctttctcatcctcctcctgctcctttGGATCTGGATCTGAGAGATGGCGCGGTGGCTAGGGTTCGAGCGAACTCTCTTGCAGTAGGCTTGTTTTGATGTTTCCATAAGCAATATTTTTTGTTACACTAGTTTTTTTTATGTTGCATCTCGCATTGATTTTTTTGTTTCTATTGTTGCAATACTGTTGTTTTGCTGTTGCAACAAGTAATTTTTTATTTGTGttattactttttttttctgatgTTGCATCTCACATTtgccttttttgtttttgttgctGTAGTAGCGTTTTTTTTCTGTTGCAACGAgtaattttttttgttgcattAGTCTTTTTTTGTGTTGCTCTCTTTTGCATTTGCTTTTTTGTTATGTTTTTGTTGCAGTAGTATTTGTTATGGACTTATGGTGTTACAACAATCAAATTGTTCCTTTGTTGCAttagttttctatttttctGTTATTGCATCTCATGTTGCAGtagtttttgttttgttgttgCAGTCGCTTTCTTGCGATATTGTAGTAGAATTTGTTTCGTGGTGAAGATGTGATGCACCTAGCGAGGCACAACAAGGGATGGGGTGGTGCAACAGAATGTTAGTGTGACTAGTGGCGAGGTGGGATGGCAAGATGGACACGTGCTTGCCTTATTCGCGATGCAACTCAACTCCCATCTCGCTAAGTTGTGCTCTGTGCCTCCCTCCCAACCTACTATCCTCTAATCTGCTCCGTGCTCCCTCCCATCCCTCTCTGCTCTGCTTCGCTTCGTGCAGGGGGAGGGGGACATTCTGTATGGAGGAGTTTCATGCGGGAGGTACACAGATCCTAGGTGCGTCCGGACGGGCCTCTAGATCCGAACGCCCGAGCGCTAGCAGCGGCGATAGTAAAAGCTGCTTTTGGGCAAAAGCACATATAGCTTATGGGCTCTTTGGTTACGCTTTTGGCTTTTGGAGGCAAAAAAGCACAGTCAAAAGCCCAACCAAACAGAGTCTAGAGGCAAAAAAGTACAAATAGTCACTAGCTTTCTTCAGTTGATTTGCAACAGGATCATGAGTTGAACGAGCAGTGGAGGTAGAAAGGCAAGGGCTACTCAGACATATCAATAAGCGGTCACATGTCATCCTTTAGTGACATTGATGGTGATGTCCCTGAGGTGGTGGTAGTAGGCATAGTCTCGTATATGCACTttccgagaaataactttaattaaatatagtaaaaaatagtactatttataatacataattagtatcattggaaagatctttaaatctagttttttaataaatttatttagagacacaAATACTacacgtattttctacaaatcgaatcaaacttgtggcacaaaAACTTAAAACGACGCTCTTTTTCGGAACGGAGGGGGTACATGACAAGGAGGATAAACAGTATAGGTGGCGCCATCCTAGATAGCTAGGCAGCAACCATGAAAATAATGTAACCACAAGCAGTGTCCTTGCTACAAGGAGTACACACAACGACAACTTCGTTCATTGAACGTCGAGAGATCCATAGATATGTCAACGCAACCGCATCCTCCGATCTGGAAAAATAGCAGAAGCAACTCCCTAGCACGGTGAACCATGGAGGGAACCATTTGTCATGGCCAAGCAAAGGCACCGTATCGGACATGGCCATTGGCAAATGCGGTAGCCACAACATGGTGCAGCACGGGGCAAGATATATAGGTGCGTGACctgatgatgctcttctttttttcgaATTACACAAGTACAGACAAATACGCTCAACACGCAAGCACACTCATCCCTACGAACACGGATACGTAAACCCTATCTCATAAGCACCTCCAAAAGACTATGCCAGCACGTCTCGAGATTGATGAAGTCATCATAGGTGTCTCGTTGTTTACGGAAACATCACCTACCACTTAAAGCATAATGCCAATAAATCTCGaaataaatctaaaaaaatacaaGCACCTATACCAGGCGGGTTGGTTCAACCCATAAGAAACCTAGCCAACTGACCTGATGATGCTCTTGGTAGATCAACTCAACAACATGGAGTGGCAAACACCTCATGCTACCACCCCAATACTATCTAACATGGCGGCATAGGAAGTCTTATGGTTCATGTTTGAAACCTAAACTCATGACAGCGTAGTAGATTGGGTACAATGCATGGGATATTTGCACTAAACCTCTTGGGTGTTATATATGTAGTACATAGACTTGGACGGCTAGATATGATTTTAGCTTATATTCAGTCAACAAATAAGCTATCATCAACCTCAGGAGCGTAGATGTCATTTTCAAACTCAATATAGATATGGGCAGTAATCGGGATTACCAAATACTGAAATTCTCTAGACTGCATATTTTTCAGACCATAGCTTACCAAAAATTTCTGAGCAAATTAAATAGACAAATTTCTGAGCTTAGATGCTTGGCCCATTTGAATATGGCACGTGAGTTGGGCTACCTCGGACCACTCCAGTGCCAAACCCTAATTACTCCCTTCATCCTAAAATATAATGTACTATGGCTATTTTCAGACAAAATAAGAGAGGAGCAAATAGACGCATGTACCCCTCACTTAACATAATTACTCCCCCCATCCTAAAATATAATGTATTGTGGCTATTTTCAAACAAAATAAGAGAGGAGACAATAGACACATGTACCCCTCACTTAACATCCTACTTTATTAAAATCTGATCCTATTCTGCATGATTAAAGGGTGCAATCTAAGTTTCTTTATAGAAAATATGGTAAGCACTTAATTATTTTCATATCCCGTATTTTTATTTAACTAAACGTTATCTTCTTGTTCTCCAAATGTACTATATTTGAAGACACCTCTCAAATACCTGAATGCACTCTATTTCAAGATGGAGGGAGCATGTTCCTTAACACCCACTGCAAAAAAAACTACTCACCGTTTGCATATCAGCACTATGAACTCTGTGCACCAACCGTCACACATTCACCATGCGTAGTCACATATTTTGGGCCGTGGTATACTCTATCCACCTTAACATATAAGGTATCGATATCGTCCCTAGAAATTCTTCAACACATTAGGGCTTGTTCGGTTAATTTTTAATCCGAGGAAGATTTTGACTTATATGGGATAATAAAATCCCTTCAATCCCCTTCTAGCTAACCAACAAGCCCTTATCAGGTAAAGCAAATGAAGTATTTGGGTTAGCGATAGATATTAATGGTAGGTAGACATGTCAATTTATCTTTACAAAAACTGATCCCTAGATTACTTGAGTAGTACATTTTAAGTATATTCGGATATATACTTTGCATTATTTTAGGATGTAGTGGCGAGCCAAAAACATAAAAAATCAAGTGAAATCCAGAATATACCTTGTACCACTTTTGAGTGCTCTGCAGCTTGCCTGGCGGCCTGTCGGGTTGGAAGTCATCAAACATATCAGAGATCTCGTAGGCCACATTCTTGAGGCGTTTCAGCCACAGTCGCGCGCTGTCGTCGTTGATAGACCGCTTCTCTGCATCCGCGATTTCCGCCTCGATGGATTCGAGCGTCATGTTCATGACCTCGAGGTCTTCCTTGAAGCCCTGGATCCTGTTGAGCGGACCTTGGACTGAAGCCTGGAGCAGCGCAGGCAGCTTGCTGACAACTTCCTTTATGACGGCCCCGGCCAGCATCTCCCCGACGCCCACCATGGCTGATGCTGCAGCCTCAACCTCTCAATATTGTGGGTGGAAACGACGGTGTCCTTGGGTGAGCGTGCGGCTGAAGGTGGGTGGGCTTTTGCTGTTATAACAACAAATAGTGAGCAGGAGAAGCAAGTTTGGAAAAGCTacgggatcactggaattattGGATCGGTCAGCTGCACATATGGACAGCTTCACTCCACGTTGatatcatctttttttttccttccaaCTTAGCAAAAGGTTACCTATTGTGATGTTGATCGAGGGAGACGACTAGTCACTGGTCAGAAACCAGAAATTTCCATGCATGAAAAACGCAGCAGATCTGCTCAGAAATTTTGGGTAAGCTATGGtctgaaattttgcaaaacatttTCTCATCAAGTgacttggtgaatatattggcAAGTTGATCTTTGGTGCCCACACTCTCAATTGAAATTTCACCTTtattttgatgatctcttatgaactTATGACGAATATCAATGTGCTTtggtcttgagtgttgaaccggttAGTGGCGATCTTCATAGCGCTTTCactgtcacatagcaatggtacTTGTCCAAACTTATTAATTCTAAAGTCAAGCAAACTAGCCCTCATCCATAGCAATTGTGCATAACAACTACCGTTGGATAGTAATTCGGCTTTGGCAGTTGATAATGCAACTCTATTTTGTTTTTTATGACCAAGACACAACTGACCTTCCCAACAATTGACATGTGTCTGATGTACTCTTCCTATCCACCTTGCATCTTGCATAATTGGAGTCCGAGTATCCAATCAAGTCAAAGTTTGACCGCTtaggataccataatccaatatttgtgtatgcttcaaataCCTTAGTATTATCCTTGTAGATTTTAAGTGACTTTCTCTAGGTGAGGctgaaatctagcacacatgcatacattaaacatgacatccggccTTAATACGGTCacatatccaatcatagactgatacaacttttgatccaccatatcacCATATTAAGATCCAAATGACCATTAGTGCCAATTAGTTTGTGAATTTCCTTTGCTTCATCGAATCCAAATTTCTTCaacatgtccttgatgtactttccttgactaAAAAATGTGTCATTCTttgtttgcttgatttgaagaccacgGAAGTAACTAAGGTCACCAattatggacatctcaaactcattagccaccATCTCTCCAaactcttgacaaaagacttggtTGGTTGTactaaatatgatatcatcaacatagattttcaGATTGGGGCCTCAAAACCTGGTTTTAGTTTCAGCGAGAATGGGAGGAGGCAGGTGGCATCATCGTGAAGCTTGCATTGAGGTGAAGCAAACTCATGAAGAGCCCGTGGCCATCGGAAGCACATATCTTCAGTTGGACCATTTTACCCCTTAGTTAGTTCTGTCAAAATATCTAAGGAAATATTGGGAATGTGTAATATATCTATAGATAAGATAGGAGACTACCCCAACGagccatctcttcaatcatatctcCAGGTAACATTCTCTCGGTTTCTCTTATTCTAGTTTCCTAGTTTGTTTGCGGTTGAGATTCAAGTTTAGGAGATTGATATTCTATTTGTGTTTGAGTCTTCTATAAGTTGTCCTCAGTAAGAACTAGACCTAGTTGATCTTCAAAAATAAAGCAATCCTGTTCTCTGAGATCTGAATATGAGTTCTTACCTATGTTAAATTTGATGGATTTTGTGTTGTAGGGACTTGGGGGTTGTTTTGAGTGCTCAAATTCGTGCATGGACCTCTGATGAAGCTATCTCCCAATTGGTTTGGGCAAAAATACCACAAGCATGAATTTACACTCTTGAGAGCAATTGTGAGAAAACCTCACATTTCCTTCAATGGTTTTTTAGATCtgtgaagtttggagttgttttAGGCACTAGTACCGAAACGGTTTGTACTCCTAGTTGGAAAAcactttagtcccggtttccCAACCGGGAGCACCAATCCGGGACTAAAAAAAGGTACCTTTAGGCCCCGGAATTAGTAATACCAACAGGGACTATAAGGGGCCTCTAGGTCTGGCCACGGGGCAGGCTATTTAGTCCCAGATGGTAGTAGCAACCGGGAAAAGAGGtccctttttttattttctgtttttgttttttttcaatTGATGATTAGTTTTGATATTAAAATAGGATTCAAATATGGTCTGTACACTGCTAATGCTAATAGATATGTCACACCCGTAAGTTTTCGTTCGA is a window from the Sorghum bicolor cultivar BTx623 chromosome 5, Sorghum_bicolor_NCBIv3, whole genome shotgun sequence genome containing:
- the LOC8068735 gene encoding putative disease resistance protein RGA1 isoform X4 translates to MVGVGEMLAGAVIKEVVSKLPALLQASVQGPLNRIQGFKEDLEVMNMTLESIEAEIADAEKRSINDDSARLWLKRLKNVAYEISDMFDDFQPDRPPGKLQSTQKWYKVIFQKLHWMKL